aagaaaaattatcgggcatataaacaaaaatagaattaaaaaatatttttacttaaatttagtgtatatataattaataaaaagtgaaTATTTATGAGTCTTTTTTTACACTTTAATATTAgatgataatatcatatttcattatttaaaactaataaatatttattaattatctattgatttgatatataagtgaaaatatatattaaatctaGAAATACATACACATTCAGAACAAATggaaaagaatttttattacttttaacaAATTGGTGGATCTGTGGCAAGAGATTAAATCCATCCGTCGACACTAttgattgaataaaattaaactctGAGATTTAAGCAGCACAAATTTTCCTGACATATTTAGTATTGTCGTCTCtaataaacattaatattgtgtttggttgaaatccataaattttatgaatttatttacaaatccAAAGTTTATGTAATTTGAAAAAAgtgaaaactaatttaaaattttatatattcaaattcGTATAAGATTAGTTATAAtgatagaatttataaattaattttaaattaatttatcaatgtatttcataaatcaaaatatctcattcaattttattattcttatttaatttttttaatatatatttttttcaaatgaaattaattatttaatatatttcacCTTATGATTGTAATATAATCTATAGTAAATTTCTCAAGCTTGTAGATCGAGGCGCCATtcataatcaatattcaaacAGCTTAAACTTTGAAATGTATGAGGCTAAGCAAACAATAAAAGTTATCTCTTTTTCGGTTCGGTTTAGTCgattcaatattattttataaataattagtaaattagttGTATGAGTCCAATTTTAAACTAAACTAATTGTTTATTCAACCCAATCAAATACTCAAAAACATTAAATCAATAACTCAAACATAACTGAATCGGCATCCAAATGCAGAAAACAAACACTATGTAATTAGTCCTGCTTAGTAATTAGTCCTGCTTAGGTTAAACTTAATATCTAGTTAATCTGCGTTTAAACTATTCAGTTTGCTAATTTactagtatttttttataacttcTGTTTTCAGTCAGCAactaattaagtaaattactaataaaaacAGAGAAATCTTTACATATATTATGATAAATCATTAAGAGGTTTCAGAAATCGTATATGTTAATCACTAGGATTTTAAAGAGCTAAAAAAGTTGacctaaaattttacaatgtAGAAGTTAGACAAATGAGGTGGCCACGTTAGGGTTTCTTCATAAGggtctatattatatatgtcaattCTGCTACTTGCATGTGGAAAATGAAGATGGAGCTCTCACAATATGTCACctcttaattattatatcaatttaatcacaaaatattaatattattactaaatttgCAAATAGAAACAATATAAATTTGCATATAGATTTGAGTTGAGACTATTATGTTATATGTATCCTTTTGGTTTGAATTactcttaatatatatacatgcatatttttgaattaaattattatctgcatattcttttatgaGAATTAATATATGCATATTGAATGCGAAGaagaattgaaatttataCTTTATTAATCATCTATCGGTTTGGTGTATAAGTGGGTACATATACCAAGGTAAgaagttttctttattttagatCACATTTTTTACTTGCATGAATTCAATATAAAGCTTAATTTATAGATGCTTGAGTTTTTcatatacttatttatttatattgagtTTCTGAACCACTAGGCAGTTTCCTGACTGTTAGAGCCATGAAGCTCTCGAAGGCATCTTGAGTTTGAGACccactttcttcttcctttcaaAAATTGTAATTGTTGGAAAAAAGAACATCGagcttttatcaatatttaattaatatttaaatattaaataaattctcatctttataatagatataaaaattatatattttacgaTTCGTCTcggataaataaaaattatattagactTGTTTCAAGAATTAAATGTTAATTAAATTCCACTTGTCATATATcaaaagattataatttaatgctAAATAAGATATGACAGATAAATCCTCaccatttaaaaattagttcaactgataaaaaatatatatctttacgaataaaaaatattaaattcaattatttttctatacattgtataaatttatttttttatagtgaatataaaagtatttataataaatttaaatggataactatatatataatatcgcTCATGGCATATTGTgatggaaaaaaaataaattctcacTTATAATctgaatatataattattagaaaatctATTTGTAGAATAAGGAAtgtaagaattttttaaatctttaatgaGAAAgactaaatttatataatttaagggatattttctaattttctaaaaatctaGTTACTTCatgaaaacaataattaattaggaGTTAATGAATCATGGATGGACAGCAATATGAACGTCTTTACAATTTGAGATCCGAATTTTGGTTAGagtttatctaattaaaagaaaaagaggaattagaaagaaaagatatgtaaatagaaattaaattaccAAGAATGTGAATGAAAATTAAAtccagaaaaataaattacattattaataagaaattgtagaaaaaaataaaaatagaagagCAAATCCAAGAGTATGTCATCCAattgagaagaaaaatgaagaaatacaTAAGCAAGTACACCTGTTTAACTCCATCTCTTTCTCAAGAAATAACTCCCATGCAAGCCAATCCTAACCCAATAACAAATCCCAAAGCCACATTTGTCCTTACACCACCTGAAGTACCTTTATCAGACGACGGCTCTGAAGCCACAGTGTCGTTCTTCGAGGACCCACCAGAAGAAGTTTTAGCCGGCGGTGCTGGAGAAGCTGTTGGTGGTTTAACTCCAAACAACTCCTCAGGCAACAAAACTTTGTCAACTTGGTAAAGTGCCAAAGGGAATTGCTGCCTAATAGCATTATTGATTTGAGTCTCAACAATGCCAGTTGATACATTAACTTGGTTGGCTTGGCCGGTAAAGTTCAGACCAAAAACACCACCATCTTGACCAGTAGCTTGAGTCCTGACTGGGTTAGGAACTAGTAAAAGATTGCTCAAAGTGTAGAATTTAGGTGTGATGTGAGCTAGAACAAGTTGAACTTGTTGTTGAGTAGAAAGGTCATTTAGAGTGCCAGCTTTAAGGTTGTTAAAGGCGTTATCCGTCGGTGCAAAAACAGTAAACCCTTCAGTTGTGCTGTTGAGCTGGTTCTCAAGTTGGGTTGCTACTTGGGTTGAGGTTAAAAGGCGAATAAATGTAGTGAATTGACCATTCTTGTCAAGAATTCCGGTGACATTGAGCGGACCGGAAGGTGCCGGAGCTGGGGCTGCAGGGTTCTGGGCCTGAGCttggagagagagaagaaggaTGAGGGCGGTGAGAGGGAGGAGAGTGGTGGTGGCCATGGTGGTTCTTTTAGTTGTGTGGTGGAGGAGGGAGAGTAATGGGGACTATATAAATGGGATAGGATTTGGACTTTGTTTTGTTGGAATGAGCTGGCTATGAAGTAGAATCAATAGACAAAGGTTAGTGACAAAGCTGGCCATAGACttccaaattaattaattagtaccatttataatttgaaaacaGATTAAATCATGCAGtaagttaattaattgttctttttttcaGAAATAAGAGAATTGAAATAGAGATTCAAGCCAATAATTGAGTTactatataaactaatataaaacTTTAGCTGCATTTTAGCTAGCATGTGGTTGTATAAGTTGAAATCTTAAAGTTGTCAACCAAGCGATGGTTCAAccactttatttttaattttatgtgtgcctaacttataatatttttaaagctaaaattttatattcacaCTTCATAAtggtaaaataatattaccaTATATTCATCtgaagtaaaaatattatttgaaaagaaaaattatttgttttttttcttatatctcgtttaataaaaatattaaaataaattacgtgtcaaaaacaatttaattattgtgtaAATGAGATATTGATGATCTCTTTTAGTTCAATTTGAATATAGAACTGAATTAAAACTCATGATTTTATAAGGATCCTACCGGACCTAACTAGCTTGAACATTCATCCAAGTAATTTGTTAAATGATGAATTAGAGTTTGTGGGTCATGTTTCATCCAAACTGAACCTGATCCAAAACAAGCAAactttttgtaaattttcttaaacaaaAAGCAGAAGGTTTACAAATACATGTATGTATATATCCTGTCCTGAGTAAGGCAGGCTGGCAAAAACATAGCATGTGAGTGAGAAAATGGGATACCTCTAACAACAATATCATGCTGCCCCAAATACTGCCAATGGTACAGAgacattatttttgttgttcgAAATGATTATCCGTAGACCCTAAAAAGACCAATGTTTCTTTTGATAATTCTTCTTCAGAGCAAGCCACTTTTCCTCTCTCTTTattcaggaaaagaaaaaaaaagaagaaaaaaaagaaagaggaaagcTTGGATCCTACACGTCCAAGAACTCCATTGTCAATTGTCATGCTAACATTATGAGTGTATTTAATTagcaaacataaaattaattaatttcaccAGCTCTGCTTGATTAAAGTTGTTAGTATTATCATAAAGACAATTTAGCAACCCATAGGCGTGTGCTAATTGACACATTTCCTGGCTAaccttcatatttttataaaaataatgtaaatgTTAATGACTTGCTATATCATCCAAGGTCAAGAAGCTTTGGTGTATTTCCTACTGATTTCGTCAAAGCGCATCACTTGCATGTGGGCAAACGGAGTGAAATTTCCTATGTACAAGAAACAAGTTCTGTTCAGTTTGCAGTGTATCAATCTGAGTTTGTTGCTTCTATTTAATTGGAATATATACTGAGATCtcatcttcttcctcttcaaaGATTGAACTAATTTCTCCACAAGCTCTACTGCTGTCGAGATTTTTCCAACTGCTTGCAAAGGAGatttcatcatcatcatcaggaCCTCTGGTGAAGACCATGGAACTAGCTTCCTCTGTAGTGATTTCTGGTGTAGAAGTGATTAGTCTAGCTCTGGCTGCAATATGCCTATGATTGTTCTGCTCTTCATCTTCCCTAGTATCAGGAATAGGAGGTCCCATGATTGCTAATAAGGGGGCGGATGTGGGTAGATTCTTGGAAAGATTGTGCCTTGCTTTCAAATGCCAATTCTTGAGCCCTTTTGTTACTCTTTCAGTGAATACTGCTCTCTTTACGTTAGAACCCATCTGCGacaaaaattttacaataattaaacTCAGAGGTTTAACTTAGCAGAAAGTGCATCTCTCAAGTCCTCCAATATAAACCAAAAACGAGTTTACCTGAGTGACTAGTGCGTAGATTGGGAGAGTCACATAACCGCAAAGGAATTGCACAACCATGCCTGTTATAATCCTGATGGCTATATCTTCAGTTTCTTGATTGAAGCAAGATCTTAGGCCATATTGATACTGTTGTTTACCATAAAGAGTCAGCTTAGGATGTTGAAAATCAGCTTAGTTTCAGTCACTAACTTGAGATATGTACCTACCCATGCCCAGGTAAAGAATGCCAACTGAAAGGAGTTCTGCAATCATGTAAAAAGGAACTCCTGAAGCCGCGGTAAAAATAAACAAGGACAACTAACTTAAAGCAATAAGGTAGCTGCAGGACTAGAACCAACAAGTTACCTGGATCAGGATAAGTTGAAGGAGATAAAGCAGCAATTTAGGATGattaaaccagaaaaattcatCGCTAGGCTTCACAAGGAAAGTACCTCGAATCACAGAATTATTCTTGCTAGTCTCCTTGCACATTTTGGTAATTATTGTTTCCAGCTTGGTTCCAACAGCTAGAACAAGCTGtaatagaatatataatagCAGACAAGAGTTTAATCCCCAGTTAGCAGATTTGTCTTTGCAATTGACAATATATTGTGAAATATAATTCACCATACCACTAGAGGGAAAAATGGTAGCCAGTAATAGTTGTAAAATTCTGCAGATAAATCAGATTAGATgttgagaaaaaagaatcaagaaaataattgtactgagaaataataaagaaatcttATCACCTTGTGCActgaagaatataaaaagtagGCAGAGCATCCAGATCCATAATCTGCAAGAAGGATTGACAGACATTTATACGTTGTTCGTCTATTTTCTTGATGTTCTGAAAGTACGTTCGTTATCCTGTATGAATTATGCATTTCAATTCCAAGTAGTGAAACAATCTTTACCTGACACCAACCACCAGCTCaaaatcatcatcaaaagCTCTGGCAAGAAATTTCTGGAAGTTGAAAGTACTGCCTTCGGCAACATTAGCCTATTAAATTCAGTTGATGTAACCAAATGCATAGCATCATATATTTggaaaactaattaaatatacacaAGGATTGCTAAACTTTGGCATGAACTTGATTACCAGGAGGAATCCATTGCGAAGTGTGAAGTAATCAGCTTTCGAGGCTGAACCACTAAACTGTCGAATGAAACATACCTATAAGAGGCACCAAGCAACATCATCAAGGCAGACATGGAGTTAAAAAAAGAGGCGTAAGATTATATGAACGCTTACTGGCCAAAGCAAAAGAGGATGATCACTCCACATTTTTAAATGTCTTCTACCAAAAGATGTTTGGCGGATGAGCCTAAACCTCCTTGGATCTGCACTTATCAAGTTTTTAAAACAGGACAGAAACATGGTAATAATCCTGTTGCATGTTGGAGCAGAAACAAAGAATGGAACTAAATAATACATGATACTATGATTAGTAGTAGTCATAAGCTACCGTTAGCAATCTTGTAATCGAGGGATTGAGTCTCTTCCTCCCATGCTTTCCATTTTCTCATCTGCCCAAATTAGCTATCATCTTGTTAAGTTTACTTGCTGTCTGCATAATCTAAACTATGATGcccaaattttttcttttttgaaaagtaAAACTTAAGAATGGATAGTGAATTAGGACTGGTACCTTTGCCATTCCAAGAAACATAGTTAATAAGCAGTAGATAACATGAAACACAGCTAACACAGAAATGAACATTTTTAGCTGCATCACTCCTTCCCTTGATATTAGTGATACCATTCCCTGTATCCATTATCAAATAAACAAAGAACATGAAGTAATATCACTTCGGTTcatgattttgttttttttttttttttctttttacttggTTTGCGAAAACATGATCCTGTACTTACTATGAGACAATAACTCAACGTCTGAACTCTTAGCCCAATAGCATGAATTATCACAGCTTACAAACTTTTGACAAATAAATTAGGACTAAATAAATTGCATATGTTCAATTGTTATTGCTCACCTTTGCCTGACAGTAGGTTTCACCTGTTGTGTCAGTAGAAAGGGATGAACTACGTGTTGCAGATGAAAGAGAAGACTCATGAGACCCGGTATCTTTACATGGATGAAAGGAGTTTGCTACAGCTTCTTTTACACAGATCTCTGATATAGGTGCTTCCGATATTGTAAGAAGCAATGATATGAAACCCATTGTCATCATCTCTAAATTAAGCCCAAATCAATTaggtaactaaataattaaaaacgaAGAAATAATTGGGCAACACAGAGCTTGTTGCTAGGCTAGTGCTAACCTGTTTCAGTCTTTTCAAAGGCTCTAACAagtgattttcttttccttttcctgaGAAACTGATAAACATCATTGAAACTAATGAATTTTAGCACACTCACAACCTTAGAATGATCAAGATCAGAAGTTTAGAATAGAAGAAGCAAGACAGAGAattaagaggaaaaaaaaaaagaaaagaaaagaaaagagagactGCATACATACTTCAGTGAGATAGTGAAGAGCAGCTTCAAGTATAAGAGAAATGAGAATGAAACACAAACAAACAATTGATATAGCCCATGTTGGTGTATGCTCGAGTGAGGCATTCCCTTTTGCCATATTATCTATTTTGTTTCAAACTATTCTTTCTCTGTTGTTCAATAAATTAGTGTAAGAACAGAAAATTGAGTTATATATAGTGAAACAAGTGATCCCGACAAGCTAAATTGTGAATGGATTCGGTTACAAATTTCTTGTGTATATACTGACTTAAACACATAATCTAGCTAGCAGATTTTGTCAACCTTGTGAAGACTGACTAGAAGATTTTCAATTCTGTTGCCTTCTGTATGTGGCGATATAGAAAGAAAGTTTGTCAGGATACTCTATAATGTCTTAGACTTGATCCTTTCGAAGAAGCAATGtaataatttatagaattatcCTTTCGAAGTAGAACAACTAAGAGCCACTTACATTAGACACCGTTTGTCAACAGAGCTGGTCAATGTCGTAAGATCATAAGGACCGCCATGTCTACACTTTCTTGAAAAGATTATGGAGAAATCAATTTGCCTACGCATGTATGTATGTACTTGTATTTCTCTAGGTAAGGtactattttgtttttttatcaCTTATCAGGCCATTATCGCTGCCATTACTACtgtaagagaaaataaacGATCCCCAATACAACAATATTTAGGTATATTGAACCTTATTCTATTGAAAGGAACTATTAGTTTTGAAAATTGgagatagaaaataaatttgtaaagCTAAGGAGATAGAAACCTTCGTCGTCCTTAAGTTGGAAAGGTTTGAAAAATCTCCAATTAGCTAGCCAAGTTTCAGACAGAGTTGTTCGTAGAGATAATTAACATCAAGTTGATACGTACAGAAAAGCGAAGGCATTCTTTGTTAGGACATGAACTTGTCAAAGACGAGAATGGATGCTTGTTTTGACTAAGTACCTCATTAGCAAGTGGTTGGAAAAAATTTCCATTTGCTAGTGCTTGCCATTTCATTTCAGCCAAACTTTCCCGAAAGTCTGTTTAATTCTTAGATTTAGGGATTACAACGAATTTAGTTAGTATCAAGTTGATGAAAGAGATGGACCTTCTTTATTAGGGCATTTGTCATATGAAAATACaattcataataatatgaaaagttTTTCAATGATATAATGTAATAAGCATCACATATATTTCGATTTCGCATCCAGACTTAGCTTGTGAGTAGatgtatttttctattttgacaatgttttaaatttgaattcctTCTTCtcttgtttataattttagaaaagtgCATCAAATTTCTATATCCACAATCATTATAATAAAACACACcatttgattataatttggaatatttattttatttataataatcataattgTTAAGTTGATTTCACCACTATGCGTCCTTCGTATAAGTAGAGGGAGATCTATAAGAAacgtataaaattaatttaataaggtAATTAAATTGCTCATAAAAAAAGGTAATtaaatgtctcatgaatagtTTTATGACTAATGATTTTCtgagaaataaataaagaaaatttaaattggatttacttgattattaaaaaaaaagttgagggattatttattaaaaaagtttagaTCGAATGTATTTAATTCTTGAATTTAAGTGCACGAGACTATttgctaaaaatatttatttaatctttgAATATAAATTGAAGGGGCAAATTGACTCTTTGTCCATTTCCTCACGAAAGAAAGAGCTTTTTCGTAGGGCTTAACCCTAGAGTCGCGAACAACATATGAAGAAGATGATATGTAAAATCGTGGATCTATGGGCCTGGCTCAAAAATGCTTCAAGGACGTCTGTCTGTCATGGCCTTGGAAATCGAGAATCATGATAgataattagtaatttatgCCATGGCCACTAATGAATGCCAATTGTCATTTGTCCAAGTTATGAACCCCTTACACCAATTTAAGTGAAGAGCTTgaccttcttctttttttttttttttctttatccaattaataaatacattttgattaaataataattttacgAAAAGAACGTTCCACTCGATAGTACTACtatatagatttttatatatatatttttaacgagttaaattatttaaatatcgaactaaatttcttaattttttattactcaTATTGAGATAGAATTTAATACATTCATAAATAGAAAACTATACaatttttatagaaagaaaaattaatactcTTATAAGAGGGTCATAAaactcttaaaaaatatactgtCAAAagcttaactaacaataaaaaGTATAGTAAGACATGTATAATCTAATCAAATAAAgctttatatatttgaaagtttTTACCTCTTTATAGTATAAAAGCAATTGCtcaattactaatttttattcaaaaccttaagaagtatattttttaatacattcctcaattgatattaaatttctcttaaataatatttaaaaatgacTTCTTATAATGGTTAGTCTAACTAAAGTGTTACGACCAAAGAAAAATAGTGTTTGATATACATTTTAATCTATGTTAGTTAATCTTCAATTATGAACTACATTCAATTAGTGCTAATCTATAACTacttcattaaattttaatctatGTCAGTTAATCTTCATtcctaaaattcataaatgtcttgaaaaagaaaaacagcaGTGAAAGACGTGTTTCGGAATGAGAAGAATACGGACAAAACCTCTTTAAGCAACATCCTGGAAAATTTCAGTCCCAACGTATCTAAGTACAAGTACaacattcttcttcttctccttctccatCTCCATCTCCATCTGAACTGTGCTTTTCACTTCCCATTAGAACTTGAATACAAAGAACCTTGCGGAAgacattaattttttgtttttccttttcaatgtTTAGTTTACTTTGTATGTTTTCTCAGTAAGTTCCACTCACGTTTCGCCACGTTTCTTATTCCCATTACCCCACATTTAGATCCAACAGCACCAATCAAGagtctttattattattattattattattattattattattattttctctctctctcctctttCTAGCCCACAGCTTGAAACATAAAACAGAGCAAAGCAACCAAAATTCAAGATCCCAatctttccttttaaaaatcaaaagaacaCATAAACAACAACAGCCCAATTCAATTCTCCGATTAAAGTTTCAATCTTTCTAAAAAGAATCAATCTTTAGTTTACTAGTGGTGGTGGTGGATGGCAAGAACCAACAAGTACacatcaattaattttaaccaTGTCTATGACAAAAACTTAAccactaataataaaaattcagcTTCTAACACCGACCCATCAAAACAACCTTCTGGTTTGTACTCAACAGTTTCATCTCCTAATACTTACAAAAAccacctttcttcttcttcttcttcttcttcacgcTCTCATGGCCGTATGCTGGTTCTGACGCGACCCACTCCCAAACCCATCTCTAACATCGCTACCACACCTCCTCTTTCACCTTCTCCGCAAATCAAATCGACCCAATCGCCTGATATTCAAGATCAAGATCGTTCTGAACCTGATTCGAACTTGATATCTCTTCGTCCTTCTGGTCGAACCGGATCCAGTTTGTGTGTTTCAGCTCAGATTCAGATACCGGAGAAGGAGGTGGGCGCCGGTAAGTTCGTGCCGCCGCATCTTAGACCGGGTTTTGTTGGGAGAGAGGAGAGGCCTGGACCGGAAGTTGTCAGAGGGAAGGATGCAGCTCATAGGCAACAGCCACAAGGTTATTCCGGTTACGGGTCCGGGTCTCCCGTTCAGTATGGGGAGGATGGGAGGCCTAAGTCAGGTGGTGGTTATGACAGGATGACAAGAGGTGGTGAGTCAGATCTGAATTTTATCAATCGACCTAGATCTAGTGGGAATCGACCCAATTCTAGTGGATGgtatgttctttcttttttttttttttttccttctgcTTTAGATTCGATCAAGTTTTGTTTGCTGTTTCATGTTTAATTGAATTATGTCGTATAGTTGGCTTTTATTGCTATGCTATTCTACATGTTTTCCTTTATGTGTTCTTATTTACCTGAATTTGGGTTTTTATTTCATGATTATGTCTATATTTTAAGGTTTCGATCAGATTCTAATATGCCGATGTCAATGATTGCAATTGTGGAGAGTTAACCTGAAActaggaaaaaaataaaggagtaGCTTTAGCATTCTTGTCTAGTCATAGCTTAATGAGTTGTAGAAATTACAAGAGCAGTTTTAAGTTTCAGAGTATTGCATGATGGTGCCATCAAATCACTCTTATGCAAGAGGCAATGGTGTTCTGCATTGTATTCTTTGTGGAATATGCATGTGGTGATACTGGTAGACATCTAGAATTAGTTGCTCTTGCCCACAATATCAATCAAGTAAACATCGAGTTCAAGTAAGTCAGTTCCATTAGTTTTCCATGCAACTGAAGTTATTGGTTGTTAGAGTTTTCCCAAGTTTTGGAAAGAAATTTTGTTCAGGTTGTATAAAGGTTTTGGCTGTCAGGATTGAGATTTTGTGGAATTTGTTGCTCGTAGCAACAATGGCCTACTAGCTGTGCTTTATTCCTCCACATGTTGTGTTGGTGGCAAGGCTTATTGTCATACTCTGTGAATACTTTAAGGTAGAACCAAGGTTCTTATAGTGTTGAATAATGTTGCGCTGTGGTGTATTTTGCTGGAGAATATCAGGCTAACTATAGTTAGATAAATTGTCCTGTAAAGAGATAGAAGCTCGGCAATGAAACAAAAAGGATGCCCGCTATTAGCGTTTagctgaaaaaagaaagtgaagaACTTACAATAGgggtataaaaatataagaatcgCCAAATTAGATAGGCCTTGTTATGACTCTGAACTGAAAGCAGTTTTTTGAAGGCATTGTGTGCCATTGTCAAACCAAGTCATTGTTACAACATGGATTGCAATTTTACTCGAGATATTGCACACGATTAAGCTAAGTGTGATCTTGTCGTAAATTTGGATTATCTTTTTTTGGTGTGAAAATATCTTACTCCGAGTTAAATGTGGTTGCAGAGGTTCTTATGATGATGAAGGCTCTTCGAA
The sequence above is drawn from the Ricinus communis isolate WT05 ecotype wild-type chromosome 7, ASM1957865v1, whole genome shotgun sequence genome and encodes:
- the LOC8269110 gene encoding fasciclin-like arabinogalactan protein 6, coding for MATTTLLPLTALILLLSLQAQAQNPAAPAPAPSGPLNVTGILDKNGQFTTFIRLLTSTQVATQLENQLNSTTEGFTVFAPTDNAFNNLKAGTLNDLSTQQQVQLVLAHITPKFYTLSNLLLVPNPVRTQATGQDGGVFGLNFTGQANQVNVSTGIVETQINNAIRQQFPLALYQVDKVLLPEELFGVKPPTASPAPPAKTSSGGSSKNDTVASEPSSDKGTSGGVRTNVALGFVIGLGLACMGVIS
- the LOC8269109 gene encoding MLO-like protein 12; its protein translation is MAKGNASLEHTPTWAISIVCLCFILISLILEAALHYLTEFLRKRKRKSLVRAFEKTETEMMTMGFISLLLTISEAPISEICVKEAVANSFHPCKDTGSHESSLSSATRSSSLSTDTTGETYCQAKGMVSLISREGVMQLKMFISVLAVFHVIYCLLTMFLGMAKMRKWKAWEEETQSLDYKIANDPRRFRLIRQTSFGRRHLKMWSDHPLLLWPVCFIRQFSGSASKADYFTLRNGFLLANVAEGSTFNFQKFLARAFDDDFELVVGVRLWIWMLCLLFIFFSAQEFYNYYWLPFFPLVLVLAVGTKLETIITKMCKETSKNNSVIRGTFLVKPSDEFFWFNHPKLLLYLLQLILIQNSFQLAFFTWAWYQYGLRSCFNQETEDIAIRIITGMVVQFLCGYVTLPIYALVTQMGSNVKRAVFTERVTKGLKNWHLKARHNLSKNLPTSAPLLAIMGPPIPDTREDEEQNNHRHIAARARLITSTPEITTEEASSMVFTRGPDDDDEISFASSWKNLDSSRACGEISSIFEEEEDEISVYIPIK
- the LOC8269108 gene encoding uncharacterized protein LOC8269108 — protein: MARTNKYTSINFNHVYDKNLTTNNKNSASNTDPSKQPSGLYSTVSSPNTYKNHLSSSSSSSSRSHGRMLVLTRPTPKPISNIATTPPLSPSPQIKSTQSPDIQDQDRSEPDSNLISLRPSGRTGSSLCVSAQIQIPEKEVGAGKFVPPHLRPGFVGREERPGPEVVRGKDAAHRQQPQGYSGYGSGSPVQYGEDGRPKSGGGYDRMTRGGESDLNFINRPRSSGNRPNSSG